In Phycisphaerae bacterium, one genomic interval encodes:
- a CDS encoding UDP-N-acetylglucosamine--N-acetylmuramyl-(pentapeptide) pyrophosphoryl-undecaprenol N-acetylglucosamine transferase has translation MSAAHYVFAGGGTGGHLYPGLAVADALRQQAPDADITFFTTTRTLDRDLLASTPYHQVTQPVQPLTLHPLRLPGFWLAWRRSVAAARAAFLRCRPAAVLGLGGYAAGPPVVAARSLGIRTAILNPDAVPGRANRHLAKYADLVVLQWDVSRAHFRPGTNCQTFGCPIRAEFASADAAEGRRRFELDPTRPVLLVTGASQGAHTVNEAMLRVWPAFHAAHPEWQLLHLTGPADEAGVRTSYDAAGHSARVLSFTPEMPLALAAADLIVSRAGASTLAELTLLGRPSILLPYPYHRDRHQHANAQVLVAQGAAALLEDQLRPELNAGPLRAALERIADPAVRTPMGRAAAGLGRKTAAADVAAWLLR, from the coding sequence ATGAGCGCGGCACACTACGTCTTCGCCGGCGGCGGCACTGGCGGGCATCTGTATCCCGGCTTGGCCGTGGCGGACGCACTCCGGCAACAGGCCCCGGACGCGGACATCACGTTCTTCACCACGACGCGCACCCTCGACCGCGACCTCCTCGCCTCCACGCCCTATCATCAGGTCACGCAGCCCGTGCAACCCCTCACGCTCCACCCGCTGCGCCTGCCCGGGTTCTGGCTCGCCTGGCGACGCAGCGTGGCCGCGGCGCGCGCGGCGTTTCTGCGGTGTCGACCGGCCGCCGTGCTGGGCCTGGGTGGCTATGCTGCGGGTCCGCCAGTCGTAGCCGCGCGATCGTTGGGCATTCGCACCGCGATCCTGAACCCGGACGCCGTCCCCGGCCGGGCAAACCGCCACCTCGCGAAGTACGCCGACCTGGTCGTACTCCAATGGGACGTCTCGCGCGCTCACTTTCGCCCCGGCACCAACTGCCAGACCTTCGGCTGCCCGATCCGCGCCGAATTTGCCTCCGCCGACGCCGCCGAAGGCCGCCGCCGATTCGAACTTGATCCGACCCGCCCGGTCCTGCTCGTGACCGGCGCGTCGCAGGGCGCCCATACCGTCAACGAAGCCATGCTGCGCGTTTGGCCTGCCTTCCACGCCGCCCATCCTGAATGGCAGCTTCTGCACCTGACCGGACCGGCGGACGAAGCCGGCGTACGGACTTCCTACGACGCCGCCGGTCACTCTGCGCGCGTCCTCAGCTTCACGCCCGAAATGCCGCTGGCGCTTGCGGCAGCAGACCTGATCGTCTCGCGAGCCGGCGCGTCGACCCTGGCCGAGCTGACGCTGCTTGGTCGGCCATCGATCCTGCTGCCGTACCCCTACCACCGCGACCGACACCAGCACGCCAACGCTCAGGTTCTGGTCGCTCAGGGTGCCGCGGCGCTGCTCGAGGACCAGTTGCGACCGGAACTGAACGCCGGCCCATTGCGCGCCGCCCTGGAGCGAATCGCCGATCCCGCGGTGCGGACGCCAATGGGCCGAGCCGCGGCCGGCCTCGGGCGGAAGACGGCGGCGGCAGATGTCGCCGCCTGGCTACTGAGGTAA
- a CDS encoding Rrf2 family transcriptional regulator, with product MISQTTEYALRAVVWLAANPEKPLTAQQIADATRVPAGYLAKVLQGLSRAGLLHSQRGLGGGFILARPPSSLTMWEVVQAVDPIRRIETCPLGFEAHAAQLCPLHKQLDDAIATVEKAFTACKISKLIDPTHPSSPLCAYLPKGKGANGKRPKR from the coding sequence GTGATCAGTCAGACAACCGAGTACGCCTTGCGGGCCGTCGTGTGGTTAGCCGCCAATCCCGAAAAACCGTTGACCGCCCAGCAGATCGCCGACGCCACGCGGGTGCCGGCGGGCTATCTGGCCAAGGTCCTCCAGGGCCTCAGCCGCGCCGGCCTGCTGCATTCCCAGCGTGGCCTCGGCGGCGGGTTCATCCTGGCACGGCCGCCCTCATCGCTGACGATGTGGGAGGTTGTGCAGGCGGTCGACCCGATCCGCCGGATCGAGACCTGCCCTCTCGGCTTCGAAGCTCACGCCGCGCAGCTCTGCCCGCTGCACAAGCAGCTCGACGACGCGATCGCGACGGTTGAGAAGGCGTTCACCGCCTGCAAAATCAGCAAACTCATCGACCCGACGCACCCGTCGTCACCGCTGTGCGCGTATTTGCCCAAGGGCAAGGGCGCCAACGGCAAGCGTCCCAAACGCTAG
- a CDS encoding response regulator, which yields MQDGKHVILCVDDDQDLLDAMRLVLEKNGYVMVEARSAELGLRKYKEANPDLIIVDLMMEEVDAGTSLVKELKAAGNTKPVYMLSSVGDNLNVTIDYAELGLAGVFQKPINNQQLLTVLKTKLKK from the coding sequence ATGCAAGACGGAAAGCATGTGATTCTGTGTGTCGATGACGATCAGGACCTGCTGGATGCGATGCGGCTGGTGCTGGAGAAGAACGGCTACGTGATGGTCGAGGCCCGCAGCGCCGAGCTCGGCCTGCGCAAGTACAAAGAGGCGAATCCCGACCTGATCATCGTCGACCTGATGATGGAAGAGGTGGATGCCGGCACCAGCCTCGTGAAGGAGCTCAAGGCCGCCGGCAACACCAAGCCGGTCTACATGCTCAGCTCGGTGGGCGACAACCTCAACGTCACGATCGACTACGCCGAGCTGGGGCTGGCCGGCGTCTTCCAGAAGCCGATCAACAACCAGCAACTGCTGACCGTGCTGAAGACGAAGCTGAAGAAGTAG
- a CDS encoding PilZ domain-containing protein, with protein sequence MDVQTTPRAQWLKIISRFPVEPSPEHRRSEVRHDVALGSVQVAYEKNGRPTLAGGKVLNVSAKGVLLRLSARMDNGTVVLLRAHLGDESVVLVGRVSHCTETVGAFKLGVTLDFAKAGKAVR encoded by the coding sequence GTGGATGTGCAGACAACGCCCCGGGCACAATGGCTCAAGATTATCAGCCGCTTTCCGGTGGAACCCAGCCCCGAGCATCGGCGCAGCGAGGTGCGGCACGATGTGGCCCTGGGGTCGGTGCAGGTGGCCTACGAGAAGAACGGCCGTCCCACCCTCGCCGGCGGCAAGGTGCTGAACGTATCCGCCAAGGGCGTGCTGCTGCGGCTGAGCGCACGCATGGACAACGGCACCGTCGTGCTGCTGCGGGCGCACCTGGGCGACGAGAGCGTCGTGCTGGTCGGTCGCGTCAGCCACTGCACGGAAACCGTGGGTGCGTTCAAGCTCGGCGTCACGCTGGATTTCGCCAAGGCCGGCAAAGCCGTGCGGTAG
- a CDS encoding M2 family metallopeptidase translates to MPKCALLAILLVTTMATGQTAQNDAHQRFAALRDAYLAKFKPLFLESETAWWEANITGADAAYARKTAADQALVDLHSDHAVFAQLKELKEAGGVTDPTLRRELDVVYRSFLAGQADPQLQKQIVALENDVEQIFNTHRSPVGDKILTENEVRDILANSTKSADVEAAWKGYMEVGRKADEKLRRLVQLRNEKARQLGFPDFFTLSLALQEIDQAELFKLFDELDALTREPFAQLKADLDKERAARFGIPVAELRPWHFGDLFFQEAPASTEVDLDGLFKDADLLALSKTYYASIGLPANDILARSDLYEKPGKCPHAFCSDLDRAGDIRVLANLQPNIYWANTILHELGHGVYDKYIHPDVPFLLRTASHGITTEGIAELFGALVKNEEWLQQVLGLDADTVARIGPAVRKSLRTERLMFSRWAQVMLRFEQGMYTKPDQDLGRLWWDLKQRYQLLSPPESVARPDYAAKVHVLTTPVYYHNYMMGELFAAQVRHALAREVGGKLDAQRTSFYDHPQVGAFLRDKVFGPGNLYAWHDLTQRATGEPLTARYFAADLAAK, encoded by the coding sequence ATGCCCAAGTGCGCGCTGCTCGCCATCCTGCTCGTCACCACCATGGCTACCGGCCAGACCGCTCAGAACGACGCCCACCAGCGCTTCGCCGCCCTGCGTGACGCCTACCTGGCGAAATTCAAGCCGCTCTTCCTCGAATCCGAAACCGCGTGGTGGGAGGCCAACATCACCGGCGCCGACGCCGCCTATGCGCGGAAGACGGCCGCCGACCAGGCCCTCGTCGACCTGCACAGCGACCACGCCGTCTTTGCCCAATTGAAGGAGCTGAAGGAAGCCGGCGGCGTTACCGACCCCACCCTCCGCCGCGAGTTGGACGTGGTGTATCGCTCGTTCCTCGCCGGCCAGGCCGATCCGCAACTGCAGAAACAGATCGTCGCGCTCGAAAACGACGTCGAGCAGATCTTCAACACGCACCGCAGCCCGGTCGGCGACAAGATCCTGACCGAAAACGAGGTCCGCGACATCCTCGCCAACAGCACGAAATCCGCCGATGTCGAGGCCGCCTGGAAGGGTTACATGGAGGTCGGTCGCAAGGCCGACGAGAAACTCCGCCGGCTCGTCCAGCTCCGCAACGAGAAGGCCCGCCAGCTCGGCTTCCCAGACTTCTTCACTCTCAGCCTCGCCCTTCAGGAAATCGACCAGGCCGAGTTGTTCAAGCTCTTCGACGAACTCGATGCCCTGACGCGCGAGCCCTTCGCCCAGCTCAAGGCCGACCTGGACAAGGAGCGCGCCGCCCGCTTCGGTATCCCCGTGGCCGAGCTGCGCCCCTGGCACTTCGGCGACCTCTTCTTCCAGGAAGCCCCCGCCAGCACCGAGGTCGACCTCGACGGGCTCTTCAAGGACGCCGACCTGCTCGCGCTCTCAAAAACGTACTACGCCAGCATCGGCCTGCCCGCCAACGACATCCTCGCCCGCAGCGACCTGTACGAAAAGCCCGGCAAGTGCCCGCACGCGTTCTGCTCCGACCTCGACCGCGCCGGCGACATCCGCGTCCTCGCCAATCTCCAGCCCAATATCTACTGGGCCAACACCATCCTGCACGAACTCGGCCACGGCGTATACGACAAGTACATCCACCCCGACGTGCCGTTCCTGCTGCGCACGGCGTCCCACGGCATCACCACCGAGGGCATCGCCGAGCTCTTCGGCGCGCTCGTCAAGAACGAGGAGTGGCTCCAGCAAGTCCTCGGCCTCGACGCTGACACCGTCGCTCGCATCGGCCCCGCTGTCCGTAAATCCCTCCGCACCGAGCGCCTGATGTTCAGCCGCTGGGCCCAGGTCATGCTCCGCTTCGAACAGGGCATGTACACCAAGCCCGACCAGGACCTCGGCCGGCTCTGGTGGGACCTCAAGCAGCGTTATCAACTGCTCAGCCCGCCCGAATCGGTCGCGCGCCCGGACTACGCCGCCAAGGTCCACGTCCTCACGACGCCCGTGTACTACCACAACTACATGATGGGCGAGCTCTTCGCCGCGCAGGTCCGCCACGCGCTCGCCCGTGAAGTCGGCGGTAAGCTCGACGCGCAGCGGACCAGTTTCTATGACCACCCCCAGGTCGGCGCGTTTCTGCGCGATAAGGTCTTCGGCCCCGGCAACCTCTACGCGTGGCACGACCTCACGCAGCGCGCCACCGGCGAACCCCTGACCGCCAGATACTTCGCGGCAGACCTCGCGGCGAAGTAG
- a CDS encoding YhbY family RNA-binding protein encodes MSLTAKERRALRAAGHHLQPAVSLAAAELSESALAHVRASFSGRPLVKVRVNADSVVECDALARELTQRVPCELVQRIGHVLLLFRRPAAD; translated from the coding sequence GTGTCTCTTACTGCCAAGGAACGTCGGGCACTCCGTGCCGCCGGACATCACCTCCAGCCGGCCGTCAGCCTCGCGGCCGCGGAACTCTCCGAGTCCGCCCTCGCTCACGTCCGGGCCAGCTTCTCCGGTCGGCCCCTCGTGAAGGTGCGCGTCAACGCCGATAGTGTCGTAGAGTGTGACGCGCTGGCCCGAGAGCTGACGCAGCGCGTGCCGTGCGAGCTGGTCCAGCGCATCGGTCACGTCCTGTTGCTCTTCCGGCGTCCGGCCGCGGATTAG
- a CDS encoding NAD(P)-dependent alcohol dehydrogenase, whose product MAIKCYAAMERGAVLKPFAYEPAPLGPFDVELAVTHCGLCHSDIHLIDNDWQVSNYPLIPGHEVIGVVRERGPAVTEVAIGQRVGVGWQSGACLQCEWCVGGDETCCPREEATCVGRPGGFAAAIRLDSRFVHPIPAGLASENAAPLLCAGITVYTPLRQGAAATSRVGIIGVGGLGHLAIQFARALGCEVTAFSTTPDKEAEARQLGATHFVHSRDMKQMAGAAGALDFLLSTITAPLDADTWLPLLRKKGTLCLVGASPGTVNVSPMALIVGRYAVRGSAIGSRTLMREMLALAARHGVQSRTEVMPMAEVNAAITRVRRNEARYRVVLAN is encoded by the coding sequence ATGGCGATCAAGTGTTACGCGGCGATGGAGCGCGGCGCGGTGCTCAAGCCGTTCGCGTATGAGCCCGCACCGCTCGGCCCGTTCGATGTGGAGCTGGCGGTCACGCACTGCGGGCTGTGTCACAGCGATATTCACCTGATCGATAACGACTGGCAGGTCAGCAACTACCCGCTGATCCCCGGGCACGAAGTGATCGGCGTGGTGCGCGAGCGCGGGCCGGCCGTCACGGAGGTCGCGATTGGGCAGCGCGTCGGCGTCGGGTGGCAATCGGGCGCCTGCCTCCAGTGTGAATGGTGCGTCGGCGGCGATGAGACCTGCTGTCCGCGCGAGGAGGCTACCTGCGTCGGGCGGCCGGGTGGGTTTGCCGCGGCGATCCGCCTGGACAGCCGGTTCGTGCATCCGATTCCGGCCGGGCTTGCATCGGAGAACGCCGCCCCGCTGTTGTGCGCCGGCATCACGGTGTATACGCCGCTGCGGCAGGGCGCGGCGGCGACCAGCCGCGTGGGCATCATCGGCGTGGGTGGGCTGGGGCACCTGGCGATTCAGTTCGCGCGGGCGCTCGGCTGTGAGGTGACGGCGTTCTCGACAACGCCGGACAAGGAGGCGGAGGCGCGCCAGCTTGGCGCGACGCATTTCGTGCACAGCCGCGACATGAAGCAGATGGCCGGCGCCGCCGGCGCGCTGGATTTCCTGCTCTCGACGATCACGGCGCCGCTCGACGCGGATACGTGGCTGCCGCTGCTGCGCAAGAAGGGCACGCTCTGCCTGGTGGGGGCATCGCCGGGGACGGTCAACGTATCGCCGATGGCGTTGATCGTTGGGCGGTACGCGGTGCGGGGCAGCGCGATCGGCAGCCGGACGCTGATGCGCGAGATGCTGGCGCTGGCGGCGCGGCACGGGGTGCAGTCGCGTACGGAAGTCATGCCGATGGCGGAGGTGAACGCGGCCATTACGCGTGTGCGGCGCAACGAGGCGCGGTATCGCGTCGTACTGGCGAACTGA
- a CDS encoding polyprenyl synthetase family protein — protein MRVDALSGALRLAELYAPIADELKQSRRILADELISDQTRISDLCQHVAQFHGKMLRPALLLLAGKACGALRPAHPVLAAVVELVHIATLVHDDVLDEADIRRRAATVNRLWGNGRAVLMGDFLYSHAYHLCSGLQSQFAARLIGQTAVTTCEGEMMQVANRGNTALTEGEYCDIITRKTAVLVEACCHLGAYYAEADADTVRHLRTFGRALGIAFQIVDDLLDLTGDESEVGKSLGRDVDEGELTLPLIHFLRTATPRRRARLLTLLGSVDPQRYREVATLLRDSDSIAYAQNVAHEHIATARTALAALPPSPARDSLSTMAEFVLARRQ, from the coding sequence GTGCGGGTCGACGCGCTGTCCGGTGCCCTGCGTCTGGCCGAACTGTACGCGCCCATCGCCGACGAGCTCAAGCAGAGCCGCCGCATCCTCGCGGACGAGCTGATCAGCGACCAGACGCGCATCAGCGACCTGTGCCAGCACGTCGCCCAATTCCACGGCAAAATGCTGCGCCCCGCGCTCCTCCTCCTGGCCGGCAAGGCCTGCGGCGCGCTGCGGCCGGCCCACCCCGTGCTGGCGGCGGTAGTCGAACTCGTGCACATCGCCACGCTCGTGCATGACGATGTGCTCGATGAGGCCGACATCCGCCGGCGGGCCGCCACGGTGAATCGCCTGTGGGGCAACGGGCGCGCCGTGCTGATGGGGGACTTCCTGTACAGCCACGCCTATCACCTGTGCAGCGGCCTGCAGTCGCAGTTCGCCGCCCGCTTGATCGGCCAGACCGCGGTCACGACGTGCGAAGGCGAGATGATGCAGGTCGCCAACCGCGGCAACACCGCGCTGACCGAGGGCGAGTACTGCGACATCATCACGCGCAAGACCGCGGTGCTCGTGGAAGCCTGCTGCCACCTCGGCGCGTACTACGCCGAGGCCGACGCCGACACGGTGCGCCACCTGCGCACGTTCGGCCGCGCGCTGGGCATCGCCTTCCAGATCGTCGACGACCTGCTCGATCTCACCGGCGACGAGTCGGAGGTGGGCAAGTCGCTGGGGCGCGACGTGGACGAGGGCGAGCTGACCCTGCCGCTGATTCACTTCCTGCGCACCGCAACGCCGCGCCGGCGCGCCCGCCTGCTCACGCTGCTCGGCAGCGTGGACCCCCAGCGCTACCGCGAGGTGGCCACGCTGCTGCGCGATTCCGACAGCATCGCCTACGCTCAGAACGTCGCGCACGAGCACATCGCCACAGCCCGTACCGCCCTGGCCGCGCTGCCCCCGTCACCCGCACGTGACAGCCTGAGCACCATGGCGGAGTTCGTCCTCGCCCGGCGACAGTAA
- a CDS encoding hydrogenase maturation protease, whose amino-acid sequence MNPLEQTVLVLAYGNPGRRDDGLGPALATALAALDLPGVTIDMDYQLTVEDAAAVAAHDVVVFVDADCHGAEPFSFTELTPEAVVSFSSHSVAPQAVLGLAAELFGAVRPGYLLGIRGYEFNEFGEGLSERARANLAAALEFIEPLLRTRTFSAGVADAALAAATPLGDD is encoded by the coding sequence ATGAACCCGCTGGAGCAAACGGTTCTGGTGCTCGCCTACGGCAACCCCGGCCGCCGCGACGACGGCCTGGGCCCGGCCCTCGCCACCGCGCTCGCAGCGCTGGACCTCCCCGGCGTCACGATTGACATGGACTATCAGCTCACGGTCGAGGACGCCGCCGCGGTCGCCGCGCACGACGTCGTCGTGTTCGTCGATGCCGACTGCCACGGCGCGGAGCCGTTCTCCTTCACCGAGCTCACGCCGGAGGCGGTCGTCAGCTTCAGCTCCCACAGCGTCGCGCCCCAGGCCGTGCTGGGCCTGGCCGCGGAGCTGTTCGGCGCTGTCCGGCCGGGTTACCTGCTGGGCATTCGGGGATACGAGTTCAACGAGTTCGGCGAGGGCCTGTCGGAGCGGGCCCGGGCGAACCTCGCCGCCGCCCTGGAGTTTATCGAGCCCCTTCTACGTACACGCACCTTTAGCGCAGGTGTCGCCGACGCCGCCCTGGCCGCGGCGACGCCGCTCGGGGACGACTGA
- a CDS encoding DNA topoisomerase VI subunit B: MKTRSHDSPTLFDLAPQRHIPVGSVSQPAWEPGADDDEDPVAKAESPKSAARQPKVAARKAPAVAPEAASETAPPAKPARKPRTRVVTAETLAAQQRDISVSEFFAKNRHLLGFDNKRKALLTTVKEAVDNSLDACEEAGILPELHVTIDQLAEERFRVTVRDNGPGIVRAQIPNIFGKLLYGSKFHRLKMSRGQQGIGISAAGMYGLLTTGKSVHITSRTSPKKEAHHFQIQMDTAKNRADVILEETVDVPWEQGTEVTIELVASYSKGRQSVDEYIEQTAIANPHAIIHYISPVPEHREFPRGTQDLPAETREIMPHPHGIELGVLMKMLKEAKGVKLAGFLQREFCRVSAAGAAAICAAANLSPKASPSQIGTHEVEKLYEAMQGVKFMAPPTDCLAPIGVRNLLAGLLKEVKAEFFTATTRDPAVYRGNPFQIEIALAYGGNLPADQGARVIRFANRVPLLYQQSACAAYKSVLDVDWRNYGQSQPSGSLPVGPLVVMIHMASVWVPFTSESKEAIADYDEIRKEMKLALQECGRKLAAYVRRRRRQRLESERRNIFGRYIPDVAEALANLTGQSAERLLKDLQAIAKRRTADADVELDENGKPMERTAEEERDELTGDDSTVIVPENEAVAVPEDLFEEEGNGGETGRGKRRRRK, from the coding sequence ATGAAAACGCGCTCACACGATAGTCCCACGCTGTTCGATTTGGCTCCGCAACGCCATATCCCGGTCGGTTCGGTCAGCCAGCCGGCCTGGGAGCCGGGTGCCGACGACGATGAGGATCCCGTCGCGAAGGCCGAATCGCCGAAGTCGGCCGCGCGCCAGCCGAAAGTGGCTGCGCGGAAGGCTCCAGCGGTTGCGCCTGAGGCGGCGTCCGAGACTGCGCCGCCCGCGAAGCCGGCCCGCAAACCGCGGACGCGCGTGGTCACGGCGGAGACGCTGGCAGCGCAGCAGCGCGACATTTCCGTGTCCGAGTTCTTCGCCAAGAACCGGCACCTGCTCGGGTTCGACAACAAGCGCAAGGCTTTGCTGACGACCGTGAAAGAGGCCGTGGACAACAGTCTGGACGCGTGCGAAGAAGCGGGGATTCTGCCCGAGCTGCACGTGACGATCGATCAGCTTGCCGAGGAGCGTTTCCGGGTCACGGTGCGCGACAACGGTCCGGGCATCGTCCGCGCGCAGATTCCGAACATCTTTGGCAAGCTGCTGTACGGCTCGAAGTTCCACCGCCTGAAGATGTCGCGCGGCCAGCAGGGCATCGGCATTTCCGCCGCCGGCATGTACGGCCTGCTCACGACCGGCAAGAGCGTGCACATCACGTCGCGCACCAGTCCAAAGAAGGAGGCGCACCACTTCCAGATTCAGATGGACACCGCCAAGAACCGGGCGGACGTGATCCTGGAAGAAACCGTCGACGTGCCCTGGGAGCAGGGCACGGAAGTCACGATCGAGCTGGTGGCGAGCTACTCCAAGGGCCGGCAGTCGGTCGACGAGTACATCGAGCAGACCGCGATTGCCAACCCGCACGCGATCATTCATTACATCTCGCCGGTGCCGGAGCACCGCGAGTTTCCGCGCGGCACGCAGGACCTGCCGGCGGAGACGCGCGAGATCATGCCGCACCCGCACGGCATCGAGCTGGGCGTGCTGATGAAGATGCTGAAGGAAGCCAAGGGCGTGAAGCTGGCCGGTTTCCTGCAGCGCGAGTTCTGCCGCGTGTCGGCGGCGGGGGCGGCGGCGATCTGTGCCGCGGCGAACCTCAGCCCGAAGGCGTCGCCCAGCCAGATTGGCACGCACGAGGTCGAAAAGCTCTACGAGGCGATGCAGGGTGTGAAGTTCATGGCGCCGCCGACCGATTGCCTGGCGCCGATCGGGGTCCGCAACCTGCTGGCCGGCCTGCTCAAAGAGGTGAAGGCGGAGTTCTTCACCGCGACGACGCGCGATCCGGCGGTGTACCGCGGTAATCCGTTCCAGATCGAGATTGCGCTGGCGTACGGCGGCAATCTGCCGGCTGACCAGGGCGCGCGGGTGATCCGCTTCGCGAACCGCGTACCGCTCTTGTACCAGCAGTCGGCGTGTGCGGCGTACAAGAGCGTGCTCGATGTGGATTGGCGGAATTATGGCCAGTCGCAGCCGTCGGGTTCGCTGCCGGTCGGGCCGCTGGTCGTGATGATCCACATGGCCAGCGTGTGGGTGCCGTTCACGAGCGAGAGCAAGGAAGCCATCGCCGACTACGACGAGATTCGCAAGGAGATGAAGCTCGCGCTGCAGGAATGCGGGCGCAAGCTGGCGGCGTACGTGCGGCGGCGGCGGCGGCAACGCCTGGAGAGCGAGCGGCGCAACATCTTCGGCCGGTACATTCCGGATGTGGCGGAGGCGCTGGCGAATCTGACGGGGCAGAGTGCGGAGCGGCTGCTGAAGGACCTGCAGGCGATCGCGAAACGCCGGACAGCGGACGCGGACGTCGAGCTGGACGAGAATGGCAAGCCGATGGAAAGGACCGCCGAAGAGGAGCGCGACGAGCTGACCGGCGACGACAGCACGGTGATTGTGCCGGAAAACGAAGCTGTCGCGGTGCCGGAGGATCTTTTCGAGGAAGAGGGCAACGGGGGCGAAACCGGTCGTGGCAAGCGCCGGCGGCGGAAGTAG
- a CDS encoding transposase, whose translation MTTPLAYLLTWTCYGTWLHGDERGSVDADHNAPDSPFLPPNPARLNSRTVSLRCPPARLDAASRQIVRDTVIAHCNHRDWTLHALNVRSNHVHAVISCGVPPEQALAELKAWTTRRLRESGHFGPRDNVWTEGGSRRYVWHSASLRRAVEYVMDTQGDDLS comes from the coding sequence ATGACCACCCCGCTTGCCTACCTGCTTACCTGGACCTGCTACGGCACCTGGCTCCACGGCGACGAGCGCGGCTCGGTCGACGCCGATCACAACGCCCCAGACTCGCCATTTCTCCCACCCAACCCGGCACGTCTGAACAGCCGCACCGTCAGCCTGCGTTGCCCCCCTGCCAGGCTGGACGCCGCCAGCCGCCAAATCGTGCGCGACACTGTGATCGCCCACTGCAACCACCGCGACTGGACCCTGCACGCCCTGAACGTGCGCTCCAACCACGTGCACGCCGTCATTTCCTGCGGCGTGCCGCCAGAGCAAGCACTGGCCGAACTCAAGGCTTGGACGACGCGGCGTTTACGCGAATCGGGTCATTTCGGCCCGCGTGACAATGTATGGACCGAGGGTGGCAGCCGGCGGTACGTGTGGCACAGCGCCAGTCTGCGGCGCGCAGTGGAATATGTAATGGACACTCAGGGTGATGACCTGAGTTGA